From one Acidobacteriota bacterium genomic stretch:
- a CDS encoding insulinase family protein: protein MRFQFVAVTLLASFGLAASLAAQAVSVPPIPFSEFKLNNGMRVILSEDHTLPVVTESMLFAVGGRNEPRGQSGFAHLFEHLMFEGSAHAPKGMFDHLVEGYGGTDNASTHEDYTFYFESVPSNVLETVMWLDADRLSALDVTQAAMQNQIKVVEEEKRLRVNNSPYGPLMYVDLQQQAFANWQNAHPVIGSFKDLNAATLAQVRQFFDDYYAPRNCILTIVGDFDSAQVKPMVEKYFGWIPNRGKPLAVNTKEPQQAQPRRQTLHDALAKLPALTMSWHGPERGTRDFYALTMLGQLLFSGQGSRLYQSLVKDHKVALQVDGGLGFPMGSYRDYLAPGLFAGLVVYKPNANAQQIEGLVMQQIHQIEATGVSTETLHRLQTKFASDWIRVQQTTLGRNQLLALATLFDGRPGDANTELAKFMDINSNDLERVAQTYLTSARLNLIVDLPGKPAAKTAAPGGQQ, encoded by the coding sequence ATGCGGTTTCAATTCGTCGCAGTTACTCTCCTTGCGTCTTTCGGCTTGGCGGCGAGCTTGGCGGCACAGGCCGTGTCGGTGCCCCCAATTCCGTTCAGCGAGTTCAAGCTGAACAATGGCATGCGGGTGATCCTGTCCGAAGACCACACTCTGCCGGTGGTGACCGAGAGCATGCTGTTCGCCGTTGGCGGACGCAATGAGCCCAGGGGGCAGTCGGGCTTTGCCCATCTGTTCGAGCACCTGATGTTCGAGGGTTCGGCGCACGCGCCTAAAGGCATGTTCGATCACCTGGTCGAAGGCTACGGCGGCACGGACAATGCGTCGACGCACGAGGACTACACCTTTTATTTCGAGAGCGTGCCCAGCAATGTACTCGAAACCGTGATGTGGCTTGACGCCGACCGGCTCTCGGCGCTCGATGTCACCCAGGCCGCAATGCAGAACCAGATCAAGGTGGTCGAAGAGGAAAAGCGCCTGCGCGTCAACAACTCCCCCTACGGTCCCCTGATGTACGTGGACCTGCAGCAGCAGGCCTTCGCAAACTGGCAGAACGCGCACCCAGTCATCGGCTCGTTCAAAGACCTGAATGCCGCCACGCTCGCACAAGTGCGGCAGTTCTTCGATGACTATTACGCGCCGCGCAATTGCATTCTGACGATTGTGGGCGACTTCGATAGCGCCCAGGTCAAGCCCATGGTGGAGAAGTACTTCGGCTGGATTCCCAACCGCGGCAAGCCGCTGGCCGTCAACACCAAAGAGCCGCAGCAAGCTCAGCCGCGCCGCCAAACCCTCCACGACGCTCTGGCGAAGCTGCCGGCGCTGACCATGAGCTGGCACGGTCCGGAGCGCGGCACCCGCGACTTCTACGCGCTGACAATGCTGGGCCAGCTCCTGTTCTCGGGCCAGGGTTCGCGCCTGTATCAGTCGCTGGTAAAGGATCACAAGGTCGCGCTGCAAGTGGATGGCGGCCTGGGCTTCCCCATGGGCAGCTACCGCGATTACCTGGCGCCGGGGCTATTTGCCGGCCTTGTGGTCTATAAGCCCAACGCCAACGCTCAGCAAATCGAAGGACTGGTGATGCAGCAGATTCACCAGATCGAAGCCACCGGCGTCTCCACGGAAACCCTGCATCGGCTGCAGACCAAATTCGCCTCCGACTGGATTCGAGTGCAGCAAACCACCCTCGGCCGCAATCAGTTGCTGGCGCTGGCGACGCTGTTCGACGGCCGCCCCGGCGACGCCAACACCGAACTGGCGAAGTTCATGGATATTAATTCCAACGATCTGGAGCGCGTGGCGCAGACCTATCTCACCAGCGCCCGCCTGAATCTGATCGTGGACCTGCCAGGCAAGCCCGCCGCCAAAACGGCTGCGCCGGGAGGTCAGCAATGA
- a CDS encoding insulinase family protein produces the protein MIRRLLLLLALFGLALAAQAPTFMEKPPQVPPAKAYAPPTSQVDQLPNGLRIVVVQDQRFPLITVHLALRAGTSRLTPSNAGLASAEADLLTAGTPTRTALQIAQQLDAMGGDLSASADQDFLYVNAYALGSRAHQLFELLADVVLHPTFPQSEVALEKANMLQTLRANRADAGFLASVQFNKLLFGNNPYAITAPTPESIAQISRQALVSFHQNYFLPNNQAEIVIVGDVQAARAHNLAQQYFGGSWRLGAPLPPPAPPVANPKTTRIYLVERPGSAQSTILLGNLGLTRTSPDYFPFHVANEVLGGSFNSRLIADLREAKGYTYGIYSFNAPYRDLGAWMISTQVRTSVTAPALKAILQQLNALRSAPVSPQELTRAKNYLNGSFVLGLQTQRELADAMLTPGLYGVGPDWLANYVDNVRSVTAAEALNATKDVIQPQHLVIVVVGDVKQIEAGLANLIPGATMTIFDATGKMVGTYPPEGAGKTRVINPQ, from the coding sequence ATGATCCGGCGCCTTCTACTCCTGCTCGCACTGTTCGGTTTGGCGCTGGCGGCGCAAGCGCCCACCTTCATGGAGAAGCCGCCGCAGGTTCCTCCCGCCAAGGCCTACGCTCCGCCCACGAGTCAGGTCGATCAGCTCCCCAACGGCCTGCGCATCGTCGTGGTGCAGGACCAGCGCTTCCCGCTCATCACCGTGCATCTGGCGCTGCGGGCGGGCACCTCACGCCTGACGCCGTCCAACGCCGGCCTGGCCAGCGCCGAAGCCGACCTGCTCACTGCGGGCACACCCACGCGCACCGCCCTCCAGATCGCGCAGCAGCTCGATGCCATGGGCGGCGACTTAAGCGCCAGTGCGGATCAGGATTTTCTTTACGTCAACGCCTACGCCCTCGGCAGCCGCGCCCATCAGTTGTTCGAGCTGCTGGCGGACGTGGTGCTGCACCCCACCTTTCCGCAATCAGAAGTCGCGCTCGAGAAAGCCAATATGCTGCAGACGCTGCGGGCCAACCGCGCCGATGCGGGCTTTCTGGCGTCGGTGCAATTCAACAAGCTGCTGTTCGGTAATAATCCCTACGCCATCACCGCGCCCACGCCCGAGTCCATCGCGCAAATCAGCCGCCAGGCGCTGGTGTCGTTTCACCAGAACTATTTTCTACCGAACAACCAGGCCGAGATCGTGATCGTGGGCGATGTGCAGGCAGCACGCGCGCACAATCTCGCGCAGCAATATTTCGGAGGGAGCTGGCGGCTGGGCGCGCCCCTGCCGCCACCGGCGCCGCCCGTCGCCAATCCCAAAACCACGCGCATTTATCTGGTCGAGCGGCCCGGCTCGGCGCAATCTACCATCCTGCTTGGCAACCTCGGCTTGACGCGCACTTCGCCCGACTACTTCCCTTTTCACGTCGCCAACGAGGTGCTGGGCGGCAGCTTCAACTCCCGCCTCATCGCTGACCTGCGCGAAGCCAAAGGCTACACCTACGGCATTTACAGCTTCAACGCTCCCTACCGCGATCTCGGCGCCTGGATGATCTCGACCCAGGTGCGCACCTCGGTCACCGCGCCGGCGCTGAAGGCGATTCTGCAGCAATTGAATGCGCTCCGCTCGGCGCCAGTCAGCCCCCAGGAGCTGACGCGGGCGAAAAACTACCTCAACGGTTCGTTCGTGCTCGGTTTGCAAACTCAGCGCGAGCTCGCCGACGCCATGCTGACGCCCGGCCTCTACGGGGTAGGACCGGACTGGCTGGCCAACTATGTCGACAACGTGCGTTCGGTGACTGCAGCCGAGGCCCTGAATGCAACCAAGGATGTGATCCAGCCCCAGCACCTGGTGATCGTGGTCGTCGGCGATGTGAAGCAGATCGAGGCCGGCCTGGCCAATCTCATCCCCGGCGCCACCATGACCATTTTTGACGCCACCGGCAAGATGGTGGGCACCTATCCGCCGGAAGGCGCCGGCAAGACCAGGGTCATAAACCCGCAATAA
- the leuB gene encoding 3-isopropylmalate dehydrogenase produces MQSIVKLICLPGDGIGPEVTRAALAVLEAAGRRFDFTIEAEEELIGGAALRATGEPLPAATRAAVTQAKAVLLGAVGDPAFDGEPPERKPETGLLALRKLLGCWANVRPVRRVAGAGTTPLREEIAARTDLVVVRELTGGLYFGEPRGFAPDHTEAHNTMRYSAGEIERLARFAFKLARERNDHLTSVDKANVLEVSQLWRSVFVRVAREFPDVRLDHLYVDNAAMQLMLRPGSFDVIATGNLFGDILSDEAAVLAGSLGLLPSASLGGAVGLYEPVHGSAPDLAGKDRANPAGAILSAAMMLRHSFPHEEAAAAIESAVDAALRRGPLPADLAVSGAPVASTAAFTAAVIAGL; encoded by the coding sequence ATGCAAAGCATCGTGAAGTTGATCTGCCTGCCGGGCGATGGGATTGGACCGGAGGTCACGCGCGCCGCGCTGGCAGTGCTGGAGGCGGCGGGGCGGCGGTTTGATTTCACCATTGAGGCCGAGGAGGAGCTCATTGGCGGCGCGGCGCTGCGCGCTACCGGTGAGCCGTTGCCGGCGGCGACGCGCGCCGCGGTAACCCAAGCCAAGGCGGTGTTGCTGGGCGCGGTGGGTGATCCGGCATTCGATGGTGAACCGCCGGAGCGGAAACCGGAAACCGGCTTGCTCGCGCTGCGCAAGTTGCTGGGGTGCTGGGCAAATGTGCGGCCGGTGCGGCGTGTCGCGGGCGCGGGCACAACCCCGCTGCGCGAGGAGATCGCGGCGCGGACCGATCTGGTGGTGGTGCGCGAGCTGACCGGAGGCCTGTATTTTGGCGAGCCACGCGGGTTCGCGCCTGATCACACCGAGGCGCACAACACCATGCGCTATAGCGCCGGGGAGATCGAGCGGCTGGCGCGCTTTGCGTTCAAGCTGGCACGGGAGCGCAACGACCACCTGACCAGCGTGGACAAGGCCAACGTGCTCGAAGTCAGCCAGCTCTGGCGCTCGGTGTTCGTGCGGGTCGCGCGGGAGTTTCCGGATGTGCGGCTGGATCATCTCTACGTGGACAATGCGGCGATGCAACTCATGCTGCGACCGGGGAGTTTTGATGTGATCGCTACCGGCAATTTGTTTGGCGACATCCTGAGCGACGAAGCCGCAGTGCTGGCGGGATCGCTGGGCTTGCTGCCCTCCGCCTCGCTGGGCGGCGCGGTGGGGCTGTATGAGCCAGTGCATGGTTCGGCACCGGATCTGGCCGGAAAGGACCGGGCCAATCCGGCCGGCGCGATCCTGTCGGCGGCGATGATGCTGCGGCATTCGTTTCCGCACGAAGAGGCTGCCGCGGCCATCGAGTCCGCCGTCGATGCGGCGCTGCGGCGGGGGCCGCTGCCTGCGGATCTCGCGGTGTCGGGTGCGCCGGTGGCTTCCACCGCGGCGTTCACGGCCGCGGTTATTGCGGGTTTATGA
- a CDS encoding 2-isopropylmalate synthase: protein MAERICIFDTTLRDGEQAPGFSMTPQEKLALARQLAALGVDVIEAGFPIASEGDFAGVAAVAEACRTVTVAALARALEVDVRRAAAALAGAARPRLHLFLATSDIHLEHKLRKTRAEVLMATTAAVTLARTFTADVEFSPEDATRSDRAFLGAVCEAAIAAGARTINIPDTVGYTVPQEFGALITWLRTQVRGGGDVVWSAHCHDDLGLAVANSLAAVAAGARQVECTLNGIGERAGNTALEEFVMALYVRGDALPFATGLRLEQLHPSSALLSRITGIGVQPNKAIVGANAFAHEAGIHQDGMLKSPLTYAIMTPSTVGRGGHELVLGKHSGRHALGERLRQLGYSLDRGQLNAAYAEFLALADRDKIVSDAALHGLLRQTCKAS, encoded by the coding sequence ATGGCGGAGCGGATCTGCATCTTTGACACGACCCTGCGCGATGGCGAGCAGGCGCCGGGCTTCAGTATGACGCCGCAGGAAAAGCTGGCGCTGGCACGGCAGCTTGCGGCCCTGGGGGTGGACGTGATCGAGGCCGGCTTTCCCATCGCCAGCGAGGGCGATTTTGCCGGCGTGGCGGCGGTAGCCGAAGCGTGCCGGACGGTGACGGTGGCGGCGCTGGCGCGGGCGCTGGAGGTCGATGTGCGGCGCGCGGCGGCGGCGCTCGCCGGGGCGGCGCGGCCGCGGTTGCATCTGTTTCTGGCGACCAGTGACATCCATCTGGAGCACAAGCTGCGCAAGACGCGGGCGGAGGTGCTGATGGCGACGACGGCAGCGGTGACACTGGCGCGGACGTTCACCGCCGACGTGGAATTTTCCCCCGAAGATGCAACGCGGAGCGACCGGGCATTTCTGGGCGCGGTGTGCGAAGCGGCGATTGCCGCGGGCGCGCGGACGATCAATATTCCCGACACGGTTGGCTACACGGTGCCGCAGGAGTTTGGCGCATTAATCACCTGGCTGCGGACGCAGGTGCGCGGCGGCGGCGATGTGGTCTGGAGCGCACACTGCCACGACGATCTGGGTCTGGCGGTGGCAAATTCGCTGGCGGCGGTCGCGGCGGGCGCGCGGCAGGTAGAATGTACGCTGAATGGCATTGGCGAGCGGGCGGGCAATACGGCGCTGGAGGAGTTCGTGATGGCGCTGTACGTGCGCGGCGACGCGCTGCCGTTTGCCACTGGGCTGCGGCTGGAACAATTGCATCCCAGCAGCGCACTACTGAGCCGGATCACCGGCATCGGCGTGCAGCCGAACAAGGCGATTGTGGGGGCCAACGCCTTTGCTCACGAAGCGGGCATTCATCAGGACGGGATGCTGAAGTCGCCGCTGACCTACGCCATCATGACGCCTTCCACGGTGGGCCGCGGCGGACATGAGCTGGTGTTGGGCAAACACAGTGGCCGGCACGCGCTGGGCGAGCGGTTGCGGCAGCTCGGCTATAGTCTGGATCGCGGACAGCTCAATGCGGCCTACGCGGAGTTTCTGGCGCTTGCCGATCGCGACAAGATTGTCTCTGACGCCGCGCTGCACGGCCTTCTCCGGCAAACATGCAAAGCATCGTGA
- a CDS encoding LysR family transcriptional regulator — MDLADLETLLTVARERSFSRAAEKLHRTQPAISQAVQRLEHDCGEILIDRASRRARLTPAGELVVQRAEQMLRERLRLQHELSELRGLHRGKVTVGANESTAFFLLPIVAAYRARWPEVKVEIRRSLSRTIPAEVLAGNLDLGVIAYDPELRELSAEVVYHDRLAFIVYPRHPLAQAAKPVPLKRLASESFIAHNVESPYRDFTVSTFRRGQVPLNIAVEMPTIESIKHLVARGLGVAFVPRISVEQELRAGALREVSIRQFKVERPLRLVAPRHGRLSHAAAAFASLARRAPPNLPSANCKLLTVNC; from the coding sequence ATGGATCTTGCCGATCTCGAAACCCTGCTCACCGTCGCCCGGGAGCGCAGCTTCTCGCGCGCCGCAGAAAAACTGCACCGCACCCAGCCGGCGATTTCCCAGGCCGTGCAGCGCCTGGAGCACGATTGCGGCGAAATCCTCATTGATCGCGCCAGCCGCCGCGCCCGCCTCACCCCGGCTGGAGAACTGGTCGTCCAGCGCGCCGAGCAGATGCTGCGCGAGCGCCTCCGCCTGCAGCACGAGCTGAGCGAACTGCGCGGCCTGCATCGCGGCAAGGTCACCGTCGGTGCCAACGAGAGCACGGCGTTTTTTCTGCTGCCCATCGTCGCCGCCTATCGCGCCCGCTGGCCGGAGGTCAAAGTCGAAATCCGCCGCAGCCTTTCGCGCACCATCCCCGCCGAAGTGCTGGCCGGCAATCTCGACCTGGGCGTCATCGCCTACGATCCGGAATTGCGCGAGCTCAGCGCCGAGGTCGTCTACCATGACCGCCTGGCCTTCATCGTGTATCCGCGCCATCCCCTGGCCCAGGCAGCAAAACCGGTGCCGCTAAAGCGCCTGGCCTCCGAGTCCTTCATCGCCCACAACGTCGAATCCCCGTACCGCGACTTCACCGTCAGCACCTTCCGCCGCGGCCAGGTCCCGCTCAACATCGCCGTCGAGATGCCCACCATCGAAAGCATCAAGCACCTGGTCGCCCGCGGCCTGGGCGTCGCCTTCGTACCCCGCATTTCGGTCGAGCAGGAACTCCGCGCCGGCGCCCTGCGCGAAGTGTCGATTCGCCAGTTCAAGGTTGAGCGCCCGCTCCGCCTGGTCGCCCCGCGCCACGGCCGCCTCTCCCACGCCGCCGCCGCCTTTGCCTCCCTCGCGCGCAGAGCGCCCCCAAACCTTCCGTCCGCAAACTGTAAACTGTTAACTGTTAACTGTTAA
- a CDS encoding ABC transporter ATP-binding protein produces MIQLSGAAKHFGGRTLFQNVDLLIPDRTRAGVVGPNGSGKTTLMRILTGLDSLDEGKVVQNRDQTVGYLPQDGLHAAGRSLVDECRSVFADLMAVERELLEIEGQLEHTDDLSLFERYADLQERFQLGGGPSLEAKIGTILKGLAFTPADMARPCEDFSGGWQMRIALAKLLLAEPQVLLLDEPTNHLDLETRNWLEDYLNHYPHTCLLVSHDRYFLDAVVEKVIELGQQTITLYTGNYSSFLKQRDERLEQLRAAYKNQKDRREQLEAFINKFRYTATKAAQVQSRIKELDRMPEIEIPPAQEIIHFSFPQPKPSGRRVLELRQISKAYGDTRVFEKLDVVLERGDRIGLIGQNGAGKSTLLRLLAGVESPDAGERVEGHQVTLDFFAQDQYKALDPTARILDDLTSISPALMVPQLRTLLGSFLFHGDDVFKRIGVLSGGERNRYALARMLLQPSNCLLLDEPTNHLDLQAKEVLLEALKNYNGTVIFVSHDRAFIDGLASKIIHVTPFEQGGGVEIYPGDYEQYRWHLDQANAEARGQGPGTSEAARTPSASPGKSPKVKRVNPQRQEALRNSIAALEKAIAEAEADVQRMESEMGSEQTFRDGTRAAALMKAYQERQADRSRLYAEWEQKSGQLAAIVD; encoded by the coding sequence ATGATTCAACTCTCTGGCGCGGCCAAGCACTTTGGCGGGCGCACCCTCTTTCAGAACGTGGATTTGCTGATTCCGGACCGTACCCGCGCGGGCGTGGTGGGGCCGAACGGCAGTGGCAAAACCACGCTCATGCGCATCCTGACCGGGCTGGACTCGCTCGACGAAGGCAAGGTGGTGCAGAACCGCGATCAAACCGTCGGCTACCTGCCGCAGGACGGTCTCCACGCCGCCGGCCGCTCCCTGGTCGACGAATGCCGCTCGGTATTTGCCGATCTGATGGCCGTCGAGCGCGAGCTGTTGGAAATCGAGGGCCAGCTCGAGCACACCGACGATCTGTCGCTCTTCGAACGCTACGCCGACCTTCAGGAACGCTTCCAGCTTGGCGGCGGGCCGTCGCTGGAAGCCAAAATCGGCACCATCCTCAAAGGCCTGGCATTTACGCCTGCGGATATGGCTCGGCCCTGTGAGGACTTCTCCGGCGGCTGGCAAATGCGCATCGCGCTGGCCAAGCTGCTGCTCGCTGAACCGCAAGTCCTGCTGCTGGACGAGCCGACCAACCACCTGGATCTGGAAACCCGCAACTGGCTGGAGGATTACCTCAATCACTATCCGCACACCTGCCTGCTGGTTTCCCACGACCGCTACTTCCTCGATGCCGTGGTCGAGAAGGTCATCGAACTCGGTCAGCAAACGATCACTCTCTACACCGGCAATTACTCCAGTTTCCTGAAGCAGCGCGATGAGCGCCTGGAGCAGCTCCGCGCCGCCTACAAGAACCAGAAAGACCGCCGCGAGCAGCTCGAAGCCTTCATCAACAAGTTCCGCTATACCGCGACCAAGGCGGCGCAGGTGCAGAGCCGCATCAAGGAACTCGATCGCATGCCGGAAATCGAGATCCCGCCCGCGCAGGAAATCATTCACTTCTCCTTTCCCCAGCCCAAGCCCAGCGGCCGCCGCGTGCTCGAGCTGCGCCAGATTTCCAAAGCCTACGGCGACACCCGCGTGTTCGAGAAGCTTGACGTGGTGCTCGAGCGCGGTGACCGCATCGGTCTCATCGGCCAGAACGGCGCCGGCAAATCTACCCTGCTGCGCCTGCTCGCCGGCGTCGAGTCGCCCGATGCGGGCGAGCGCGTCGAAGGCCACCAGGTCACGCTCGACTTTTTCGCTCAGGACCAGTACAAAGCCCTCGATCCCACTGCCCGCATCCTGGATGATTTGACCTCGATCAGCCCGGCGCTTATGGTCCCGCAGTTGCGCACTTTGCTCGGCAGCTTTCTATTCCACGGCGACGACGTTTTTAAGCGCATCGGCGTGCTCTCGGGCGGCGAGCGCAACCGCTACGCCCTGGCGCGCATGTTGCTGCAGCCCTCGAATTGCTTACTGCTCGACGAACCCACCAACCACCTCGACCTCCAGGCCAAAGAAGTTTTGCTGGAGGCGCTCAAGAACTACAACGGCACGGTAATTTTCGTCTCTCACGACCGCGCTTTCATCGATGGCCTGGCCTCGAAGATCATCCACGTCACGCCCTTCGAACAGGGTGGCGGCGTGGAGATCTATCCCGGCGATTACGAACAATACCGTTGGCATCTGGACCAGGCGAACGCAGAGGCCAGGGGGCAGGGGCCAGGGACCAGCGAGGCTGCACGCACGCCCTCGGCCAGCCCGGGCAAGTCTCCGAAAGTAAAGCGCGTCAACCCGCAGCGCCAGGAGGCCTTGCGCAATTCCATTGCCGCGCTGGAAAAGGCCATTGCCGAGGCCGAAGCCGACGTGCAGCGCATGGAATCAGAAATGGGCAGCGAGCAAACCTTCCGCGACGGCACCCGCGCCGCCGCCCTCATGAAGGCCTACCAGGAGCGCCAAGCCGACCGCTCCCGCCTCTACGCCGAGTGGGAACAAAAAAGCGGCCAGCTCGCCGCCATCGTCGACTGA
- a CDS encoding amidase, which translates to MKPLFRYALGLTMLAMALVAVRAAHAFSYVGAPNGTFWGIQDAAPPGVDTGSIWGTQTGEGARAPFTTTINGYGGLRVRIDSSPAPRFNGQMLRGFGLQFDGHEHSVSTRAVALGPANITRSIWINRQANWGRWLDTFTNTSARPLTLDAAFGGQTGIGASGPYSSYLVRTSSGGTRVSPHDVWIAYATPAAKQASRLVGGTQITVTGRFFFAGDWLNDPFRDSLRYRGYRRNFPAFVNTLHIPADQSRSLLHFVVLGPRVNAQTSAAAQARAEAMAGQLAAHPNLAGLTPAEICSVANFTLTCPATAARRVPQPPPPAPLPTTTSVAYNVVGKTIDQLQAAMESGETTSQAITQAYLNRIAAYDRGQFGFHAFEIVAGNALAQAKATDVARRAGRRGRLLGIPVAIKNLYDTFDMPTTNGSLTFAGFRPAHDAFQVARLRSAGAVIIGKAAMEEYATNGFYSNDAWGQVWNVFSPSRSALGSSGGSAVAVAASFAAAALGTQTGDSLYAPASAAGLVTLRPTDGMESSSGIMPLVWMTDTGGVLARSVPDLTDMLNVVTGTDANDPATAEANKHRPHNWRSVLDPNALRGKRIGIIASAWRDPFGTHETLDAEKAALRFFTAAGATLVPMGATVGGPDRPPHPRDTAGGNLEAEGWMRYLDRHPELLAQGFPLHNFVQVECSQKMIAYSRLPLSACAEPEPPRMSAAQIAAHRAYRHLRQAGVRAWLNAAGADHRGVDAVVYPGLLSEISLNDGGGERPSFGRRDTPSAANGVPTVVFPAGRDILGNPVDIELLGRARDDAKLVGMAYAFELLANRAGDGHVSPSAVPPLRYVGRKR; encoded by the coding sequence ATGAAACCGCTCTTCCGTTACGCTCTGGGCTTGACGATGCTGGCCATGGCGCTGGTGGCGGTGCGCGCGGCGCACGCCTTCAGCTATGTCGGTGCCCCGAATGGCACGTTCTGGGGCATTCAGGATGCGGCGCCGCCCGGCGTCGATACCGGCAGCATCTGGGGCACCCAGACCGGCGAGGGTGCGCGCGCTCCCTTCACCACCACGATCAACGGCTACGGCGGGCTGCGGGTACGCATCGATAGCTCGCCTGCGCCCCGCTTCAACGGCCAAATGCTGCGCGGCTTTGGCCTGCAGTTCGACGGCCATGAGCACTCCGTCAGCACCCGTGCCGTGGCCTTGGGCCCTGCCAACATCACCCGTTCCATCTGGATTAACCGGCAGGCCAACTGGGGACGCTGGCTCGATACCTTCACCAACACCTCCGCGCGCCCGCTCACGCTCGATGCCGCCTTCGGCGGCCAGACCGGTATTGGCGCCTCCGGACCGTATTCCAGTTATCTCGTGCGCACCTCCAGCGGTGGCACGCGCGTAAGTCCGCACGACGTCTGGATCGCCTATGCCACCCCGGCCGCCAAACAGGCCTCGCGGCTGGTGGGAGGCACGCAAATCACCGTTACCGGCCGGTTTTTCTTTGCCGGCGATTGGCTCAACGATCCCTTCCGGGACTCTCTCCGCTACCGTGGCTATCGGCGCAATTTCCCGGCCTTCGTCAATACGCTCCACATCCCCGCGGACCAGAGCCGCTCGCTGCTGCACTTTGTCGTGCTGGGTCCGCGCGTCAACGCCCAGACCTCGGCCGCTGCCCAGGCACGTGCCGAAGCCATGGCTGGGCAACTGGCCGCCCATCCCAATCTCGCCGGCCTCACGCCCGCCGAGATTTGCTCGGTGGCCAATTTCACCCTCACCTGCCCGGCCACCGCAGCGCGCCGTGTGCCGCAGCCGCCGCCCCCTGCGCCCCTGCCCACAACCACCTCCGTCGCCTATAACGTCGTAGGCAAGACCATCGATCAGTTGCAGGCCGCGATGGAGTCGGGCGAGACCACCTCGCAGGCCATTACCCAGGCGTACCTGAACCGCATCGCCGCCTACGACCGCGGTCAGTTCGGTTTTCATGCTTTCGAGATCGTCGCCGGGAACGCGCTAGCGCAGGCGAAGGCTACTGACGTCGCGCGCCGCGCTGGCCGGCGGGGCCGCCTGCTGGGCATTCCCGTCGCCATCAAAAATCTCTACGACACCTTCGACATGCCCACCACCAACGGCAGTCTGACCTTCGCCGGCTTCCGTCCCGCGCACGATGCCTTTCAGGTCGCACGGCTGCGCTCTGCCGGAGCCGTCATCATCGGCAAGGCCGCCATGGAGGAATACGCCACCAACGGCTTCTATTCCAATGATGCCTGGGGACAGGTCTGGAATGTATTCAGCCCCTCGCGCTCGGCGCTCGGCTCCAGCGGCGGCTCGGCCGTCGCCGTAGCCGCAAGCTTTGCCGCTGCCGCGTTGGGCACCCAGACAGGCGACTCGCTCTACGCACCCGCGAGCGCCGCCGGTCTGGTCACGCTCCGGCCCACCGACGGCATGGAGAGCAGCTCGGGCATCATGCCGCTTGTCTGGATGACCGATACCGGCGGCGTGCTCGCCCGCTCCGTCCCCGATCTGACGGATATGCTCAACGTGGTGACCGGCACCGACGCGAATGATCCTGCTACCGCCGAAGCGAATAAACATCGGCCCCACAACTGGCGCAGCGTGCTGGACCCCAATGCCCTCCGCGGCAAGCGCATCGGCATCATCGCCTCGGCCTGGCGGGATCCGTTCGGCACTCATGAAACCCTGGACGCCGAGAAAGCGGCGTTACGCTTCTTCACCGCCGCTGGCGCCACCCTGGTCCCCATGGGCGCCACCGTCGGCGGGCCCGACCGTCCGCCGCACCCCCGCGACACTGCCGGTGGCAATCTCGAAGCCGAGGGTTGGATGCGCTACCTTGACCGCCACCCCGAGCTGCTCGCGCAAGGCTTTCCGCTGCATAACTTTGTGCAGGTGGAGTGCTCGCAGAAAATGATCGCCTATTCCCGCCTCCCTCTCTCCGCGTGTGCCGAGCCGGAGCCGCCACGCATGAGTGCAGCGCAAATTGCCGCCCATCGTGCGTATCGCCACCTGCGTCAGGCCGGCGTCCGGGCCTGGCTTAACGCCGCCGGCGCCGATCATCGCGGCGTTGATGCGGTCGTCTATCCCGGTCTGTTAAGCGAAATCAGTCTCAACGACGGAGGGGGCGAGCGCCCCAGCTTTGGCCGCCGCGACACGCCCAGCGCCGCCAATGGCGTACCTACCGTGGTGTTTCCCGCCGGCCGTGACATCCTCGGCAATCCCGTGGATATTGAGCTCCTCGGCCGCGCCCGGGATGACGCCAAGCTGGTCGGCATGGCCTACGCCTTCGAGCTGCTTGCCAACCGCGCCGGTGACGGCCATGTTTCGCCATCCGCGGTTCCACCGCTGCGCTACGTGGGGCGGAAGCGATGA